The following coding sequences are from one Eriocheir sinensis breed Jianghai 21 chromosome 13, ASM2467909v1, whole genome shotgun sequence window:
- the LOC126998182 gene encoding NAD-dependent protein deacylase Sirt4-like translates to MYKKHLECLTALWNGPRRWSSQYAFVPKHQPCEDAVLSQLQEFLYDTKRLFVLTGAGISTESGIPDYRSEGVGLYATSDRRPIQYKTFMESSKARQRYWARNYVGWPRFSSVNPNAAHKHLAAWEKQGKMACVVTQNVDRLHHKAGTSVVHELHGSAFTVICMSCRRQVVRHSFQTRLTRLNPYLSVKPAEIRPDGDVDLTDEEVNSFQVPSCESCGGILKPHLVFFGESVPRERVERVKRQLAECDGLLVLGSSLYVYSGYRFILAGAELGLRMCAVNIGPTRGDPHFLIKVNARCGDVLPRLQL, encoded by the exons ATGTACAAGAAGCACCTGGAATGTCTCACAGCCTTATGGAACGGGCCAAGGCGATGGAGCTCCCAATACGCCTTCGTGCCCAAACACCAGCCATGCGAGGACGCCGTGCTCTCGCAGCTGCAGGAGTTCCTCTATGACACCAAGCGGCTGTTTGTCCTGACCGGGGCCGGGATTTCCACAGAGAGCGGCATCCCTGATTATCGGTCCGAAGGTGTTGGACTGTATGCCACCTCGGACCGGAGACCTATTCagtataag ACCTTCATGGAGAGCAGTAAGGCACGGCAGAGGTACTGGGCCAGAAACTACGTCGGGTGGCCACGCTTCTCCTCGGTGAACCCCAACGCGGCCCACAAGCACCTCGCAGCATGGGAGAAGCAGGGGAAGATGGCCTGTGTGGTGACGCAGAATGTGGATCGTCTCCACCACAAGGCAGGGACGTCTGTGGTTCATGAACTGCACG GTTCGGCCTTCACCGTGATCTGCATGAGCTGTCGACGGCAGGTGGTGCGGCACAGCTTCCAGACACGCCTCACCCGGCTCAACCCGTACCTCTCTGTCAAGCCTGCAGAGATACGACCTGACGGGGATGTGGATTTGACTGAT GAGGAGGTCAATAGCTTCCAAGTCCCCTCCTGTGAGAGCTGTGGCGGCATCCTGAAACCCCACCTTGTGTTTTTCGGGGAGAGCGTGCCGAGGGAGCGCGTGGAGAGGGTCAAGAGGCAACTGGCGGAGTGTGACGGGCTGCTGGTATTGGGGTCATCCCTCTACGTCTACTCAGGCTACAG GTTCATCTTGGCGGGAGCGGAGCTGGGGCTGAGGATGTGTGCCGTCAACATTGGACCTACCCGCGGCGACCCTCACTTCCTCATAAAGGTGAATGCTCGGTG
- the LOC126998282 gene encoding DNA polymerase epsilon subunit 4-like: MAGTASEDPLGLEEDLEGEAEDEGRAGHRLPLARIKRIMKADPDLNLASQDAVFLITKATELFVESLVQEAYQFTLKGRKKTVTRRDIDNCVEAIDALAFLDGAMDWT, from the exons ATGGCGGGAACGGCGAGCGAGGATCCTTTGGGCCTGGAGGAGGATCTTGAGGGCGAGGCGGAGGATGAAGGACGCGCAGGACACAGACTTCCTTTGGCCAGGATTAAGAGGATCATGAAGGCTGACCCTGACCTCAACCTCGCCAGCCAGGACGCCGTGTTCCTCATCACTAAGGCTACG GAACTCTTCGTGGAGAGCTTGGTGCAGGAGGCTTACCAGTTCACGCTGAAGGGCCGCAAGAAGACGGTCACACGGCGAGACATCGACAACTGTGTGGAAGCCATTGATGCCCTGGCCTTCCTTGATGGTGCCATGGACTGGACCTGA